Proteins encoded together in one Aminipila butyrica window:
- a CDS encoding methionyl aminopeptidase, with product MFNKFGRNDICWCGSGQKYKKCHAVMDEQIELYRLKGCEVPQRKLLKTKPQIEGIRESGKRNIAILDFIEDFAVDGVTTEELDQLIFQKTKELGGIPADLHYEGYPKSVCISINDVVCHGIPSESLFLQKGDIVNIDVSTIYNGFFSDSSRMFCIGEVSTEKQKLVQVAKECVERGIEVVKPWGFLGDVGQAVHDHAKKNGYSVVREIGGHGIGLQFHEDPWVGYVTKRETGMLLVPGLVFTVEPMINMGTPNIVTDKHDNWTVRTADGKPSAQWEKTVLVTETGYEVLAY from the coding sequence ATGTTTAACAAGTTTGGGAGAAATGACATCTGCTGGTGTGGCAGCGGGCAAAAATATAAAAAATGCCATGCCGTTATGGATGAACAAATAGAACTGTATCGCTTAAAGGGCTGTGAAGTCCCCCAGCGAAAATTACTTAAAACAAAGCCACAAATTGAAGGCATCAGGGAGAGTGGTAAACGAAATATAGCGATACTGGATTTTATTGAGGATTTTGCGGTGGATGGGGTGACGACAGAAGAGCTGGATCAGCTTATTTTTCAAAAGACCAAGGAACTTGGCGGCATTCCGGCAGACCTCCATTACGAAGGATATCCAAAGAGCGTGTGCATCTCGATTAATGATGTGGTATGCCATGGAATTCCCTCTGAAAGTCTGTTCCTGCAAAAGGGCGACATCGTAAATATTGATGTGTCTACAATCTACAACGGTTTTTTTTCAGATTCTTCCCGCATGTTTTGCATCGGTGAGGTTTCCACAGAAAAACAAAAACTGGTTCAGGTGGCGAAGGAATGTGTGGAGCGTGGCATTGAGGTAGTAAAACCCTGGGGATTTCTTGGAGATGTTGGTCAAGCTGTTCATGATCATGCAAAGAAAAATGGATACTCTGTTGTTCGAGAAATCGGAGGCCATGGTATTGGCTTACAGTTTCACGAAGATCCTTGGGTCGGTTATGTGACAAAGAGGGAAACGGGAATGCTCTTGGTTCCCGGACTTGTTTTTACGGTAGAGCCCATGATAAATATGGGAACGCCGAATATAGTAACAGATAAACACGATAATTGGACTGTTCGCACGGCGGATGGGAAGCCTTCTGCACAGTGGGAAAAAACAGTCTTAGTAACTGAAACAGGTTATGAGGTGCTGGCATATTAA
- a CDS encoding Vat family streptogramin A O-acetyltransferase, translating into MQYGPNPNAIYPNEAIKSVCYIKNIVTRPNIIIGDYTYYDDSDGAEKFEEHVTHHYEFIGDKLIIGKFCAIAKGVEFIMNGANHRMNSVTTYPFNIMGSGWEKATPALTDLPLKGDTVIGNDVWIGQNVTVMPGVHVGDGAIIAANSVVTKDVPAYHIAGGNPVKIMKKRFDDNLIEHLKKIKWWDWPAEKIFEHLEILCSGDLGKITKI; encoded by the coding sequence ATGCAATACGGACCAAACCCCAATGCCATCTATCCCAATGAAGCTATAAAAAGCGTGTGCTACATTAAGAATATCGTGACACGACCCAATATAATCATCGGAGATTATACCTATTATGACGACAGCGATGGTGCAGAAAAGTTTGAAGAACACGTTACACATCATTATGAATTTATCGGAGACAAGCTCATCATCGGCAAATTTTGCGCCATAGCAAAGGGTGTTGAATTTATAATGAACGGCGCAAACCATAGAATGAACAGTGTTACTACCTATCCCTTTAATATCATGGGAAGCGGCTGGGAAAAAGCAACACCAGCACTAACCGATTTACCCCTTAAAGGGGATACGGTGATTGGCAATGATGTATGGATTGGTCAGAACGTTACCGTGATGCCAGGTGTTCACGTTGGAGATGGAGCCATTATTGCTGCTAATTCTGTGGTAACAAAGGATGTTCCAGCTTACCATATTGCAGGAGGAAACCCCGTTAAAATAATGAAGAAAAGATTTGATGACAACCTCATTGAACATCTGAAAAAAATTAAATGGTGGGATTGGCCTGCGGAAAAAATATTTGAGCACCTTGAAATCCTATGTAGCGGAGACTTAGGAAAAATCACCAAAATTTAA
- a CDS encoding DUF4177 domain-containing protein — MEKFEYKTLLTDVKGFWGGEVDPMAFQAQLNELGAQGWELVSMVPTAQSQGNTRWILSTLKRKI; from the coding sequence ATGGAAAAATTTGAATATAAAACACTGCTTACAGATGTAAAAGGTTTTTGGGGTGGTGAGGTTGATCCGATGGCATTTCAAGCGCAACTAAATGAATTAGGTGCTCAAGGCTGGGAATTAGTAAGCATGGTTCCCACCGCTCAAAGTCAAGGAAATACACGATGGATTCTCTCAACATTAAAACGAAAAATATAG
- a CDS encoding VOC family protein codes for MIQSIVHIALVVKDYDEAIDFYTKKLHFTLVEDTYQPEQEKRWVVVSPPGTNGTTILLARASKPEQDSFIGNQAGGRVFLFLGTDDFWRDYNEMIKIGIEFVREPKEQAYGTVAVFKDLYGNLWDLVQFNENHPMSKRVR; via the coding sequence ATGATTCAATCCATTGTACATATTGCCTTAGTCGTAAAGGACTATGATGAAGCAATTGATTTTTACACAAAGAAGCTCCACTTTACATTGGTAGAGGACACCTATCAACCAGAACAAGAGAAAAGGTGGGTAGTTGTTTCTCCTCCGGGGACCAATGGAACAACCATATTGCTGGCAAGGGCATCCAAGCCAGAACAAGATTCTTTCATCGGAAATCAGGCAGGTGGAAGAGTTTTTCTCTTCTTAGGAACGGATGATTTTTGGCGAGATTACAATGAAATGATAAAAATAGGTATAGAATTTGTTAGAGAACCCAAAGAGCAAGCGTATGGAACCGTTGCGGTATTTAAAGATCTATACGGCAATTTGTGGGATTTGGTTCAGTTCAATGAAAACCACCCCATGTCCAAACGGGTTAGATAG
- a CDS encoding lactate utilization protein, with protein sequence MDTRVDEVLKNLRRNNMAGYVVANRKELVELIGELIPKGTTVGCGDSVTLEQTGVFDFLRNEDYVFYDKHKPGLTSAEKREIYLNNFSADTFITGSNAVTADGKIFNIDGNGSRVAPMLYGPKQVIVVVGTNKMVENVEQAVERTRQIAAPLDAKRLMKETPCTKLERCIDCNHKQRICNDFVLITGQFIADRIKVIVVNETLGY encoded by the coding sequence ATGGATACGCGTGTTGATGAAGTATTAAAGAACTTAAGAAGAAACAATATGGCAGGGTATGTGGTTGCCAATCGAAAGGAACTAGTGGAGTTAATTGGTGAATTAATTCCAAAGGGTACTACTGTTGGCTGCGGGGATTCTGTTACCTTAGAACAAACGGGCGTGTTTGACTTTTTAAGAAACGAAGACTATGTTTTTTACGATAAGCATAAGCCGGGGTTGACTTCGGCAGAAAAGCGTGAAATCTATTTGAATAATTTTAGTGCCGATACGTTTATTACCGGCTCTAATGCAGTTACCGCAGATGGTAAAATATTTAATATTGATGGCAATGGTAGCAGGGTTGCCCCTATGCTTTATGGTCCAAAACAAGTTATCGTTGTTGTGGGGACGAATAAAATGGTTGAAAATGTTGAGCAAGCAGTTGAAAGAACAAGGCAAATCGCAGCTCCCTTGGATGCTAAAAGGTTAATGAAAGAAACGCCCTGTACAAAGCTAGAAAGGTGCATTGACTGCAATCATAAACAACGTATATGTAACGACTTTGTATTAATAACGGGACAATTTATAGCAGATCGAATTAAAGTAATCGTGGTTAACGAGACTCTCGGATATTAA